Proteins encoded in a region of the Bombiscardovia apis genome:
- the brnA gene encoding type II toxin-antitoxin system BrnA family antitoxin — MRAHKQAITAAEIDRRFDDGEDVTEFFDMEHPILTAGRSTKKVNMTMPTWMIRELDAQASSLAVSRNAVINLWLSERLQREQERRRELVAHS, encoded by the coding sequence ATGAGAGCACACAAGCAAGCCATAACAGCGGCTGAAATCGATCGCAGATTCGACGATGGTGAAGATGTTACCGAGTTCTTCGACATGGAACACCCCATACTTACCGCAGGCCGCAGCACTAAAAAGGTCAATATGACTATGCCCACATGGATGATACGCGAGCTCGATGCGCAGGCTTCCTCGCTTGCGGTCAGCCGCAATGCGGTCATCAACTTGTGGCTATCCGAGAGACTTCAGAGGGAACAAGAGCGCAGGCGCGAGCTCGTAGCCCACTCGTAA
- a CDS encoding BrnT family toxin, with product MTNLAKHGIDFEQAQELWDNDIVTFATKPMNDEAQYLNLGIIAGKHWTAITTLRGNRIRIISVRRSRKKGGKYL from the coding sequence ATGACGAATCTCGCCAAGCATGGCATAGATTTTGAGCAAGCCCAAGAGTTGTGGGACAACGACATCGTTACGTTCGCAACAAAGCCCATGAATGACGAGGCGCAGTACCTTAACCTTGGAATAATTGCTGGCAAACATTGGACTGCCATTACTACCCTACGCGGTAATCGTATACGTATTATCTCTGTACGACGTTCCAGAAAAAAAGGAGGAAAGTATTTATGA
- a CDS encoding proline--tRNA ligase, which yields MKSTALRMSTLFLRTLREDPADADVDSARLLQRAGYIRKAAPGIWTWLPLGLRVLSKVEAVVREEINGIGAQEVHFPALLPREPFEATHRWEEYGDNIFRLKDRHGADYLLAPTHEEMFTLLVKDMYSSYKDLPVTLYQIQTKYRDEFRPRAGLVRGREFVMKDAYSFTVDEEGLQKAYQDERGAYERIFKKLDLNYVIVHAVSGPMGGSESEEFLAPLAIGEDTFALAPSGKAWNVEALTTPAVERIDCTSTPAMKALDTPDSKTIESLVAQANALHPRENGREWTAADTLKNLIIAVKHAEDDEHDKPWREIVAIGLPGDRQVNMKRLEAQFAPAEIEEANEEDLKAHPEFVKGYIGPMVLGPQAKDADGIEEPVRYLVDAHVAEGSEWITGADQEGMHVFHAVYGRDFKADGMVEAVEVRQGDMSPDGSGPLSFERGVEIGQVFQLGLKYSKALDLKVLDQNGKAVPVWMGCYGIGVSRVLACIAESHHDDKGLAWPAVVAPAQVHVLATGKQAEVFEKAEQLVAALEERGIEVIYDDRPKVSPGVKFKDSELIGVPLVAIVGRDTMSDGTIEIRNRDGSDSVSVSESEAAQTIADRIAGLQ from the coding sequence ATGAAATCCACTGCATTACGTATGTCAACACTCTTTTTGCGCACCCTGCGTGAGGACCCAGCCGATGCTGATGTCGACTCGGCTCGGCTCTTGCAGCGCGCGGGCTATATCCGCAAGGCTGCGCCTGGCATTTGGACTTGGCTGCCGCTCGGCCTTCGCGTTCTGAGCAAGGTAGAGGCCGTTGTTCGTGAAGAGATTAACGGCATTGGCGCTCAGGAAGTGCACTTCCCGGCCCTGCTGCCGCGCGAACCTTTCGAGGCCACCCACCGCTGGGAGGAGTATGGTGACAACATCTTCCGCTTGAAAGACCGCCACGGGGCTGACTACCTGCTGGCACCTACGCATGAGGAAATGTTTACCCTGCTGGTCAAAGACATGTACTCGTCTTACAAAGACCTGCCGGTAACTTTGTACCAGATTCAGACCAAGTACCGCGACGAATTCCGCCCGCGGGCAGGACTGGTGCGCGGCCGCGAGTTCGTGATGAAGGATGCTTATTCCTTTACCGTCGACGAGGAGGGGCTCCAGAAGGCTTACCAAGACGAGCGCGGTGCTTACGAGCGCATCTTCAAGAAGCTGGACTTGAACTATGTGATTGTTCACGCGGTTTCCGGGCCTATGGGCGGCTCTGAATCCGAGGAGTTCCTGGCTCCACTGGCCATTGGTGAAGATACCTTTGCGCTGGCTCCTTCGGGCAAGGCTTGGAATGTGGAAGCGCTGACGACTCCTGCGGTCGAGCGCATTGACTGCACGAGCACGCCGGCGATGAAGGCACTGGATACGCCAGATTCCAAGACCATTGAGTCTCTGGTGGCTCAGGCCAACGCTCTCCACCCCCGCGAGAACGGGCGAGAGTGGACTGCCGCTGACACTTTGAAGAACTTGATTATTGCCGTCAAGCATGCTGAAGATGACGAGCACGACAAGCCCTGGCGCGAAATTGTGGCCATTGGGCTACCGGGCGATCGCCAAGTTAATATGAAGCGTTTGGAAGCCCAATTTGCGCCTGCCGAGATTGAAGAGGCTAACGAAGAAGATTTGAAGGCTCACCCCGAGTTCGTGAAGGGCTATATTGGGCCGATGGTGCTGGGTCCTCAGGCCAAGGATGCAGACGGCATCGAAGAGCCCGTGCGCTACTTGGTGGATGCCCACGTGGCCGAAGGCTCTGAGTGGATTACCGGCGCCGATCAAGAAGGTATGCACGTATTCCATGCGGTCTACGGGCGCGATTTCAAGGCCGACGGCATGGTTGAGGCTGTCGAAGTGCGTCAGGGCGATATGAGCCCCGATGGCTCCGGCCCCCTGAGCTTCGAGCGCGGCGTGGAAATCGGCCAGGTCTTCCAGCTGGGTCTCAAATACTCGAAGGCCCTGGACTTGAAGGTCCTTGACCAAAACGGTAAGGCCGTGCCCGTGTGGATGGGCTGCTACGGCATTGGCGTCTCCCGTGTGCTGGCTTGCATTGCCGAGTCTCACCACGACGACAAGGGCTTGGCCTGGCCCGCAGTTGTGGCCCCGGCTCAGGTTCACGTCTTGGCTACCGGTAAGCAGGCAGAGGTCTTCGAGAAGGCCGAGCAGCTGGTTGCTGCTTTGGAAGAGCGCGGCATTGAGGTCATCTACGACGACCGCCCCAAGGTTTCCCCGGGCGTGAAGTTCAAGGACTCCGAGCTCATCGGCGTTCCCCTGGTTGCCATTGTAGGCCGTGACACCATGTCCGACGGCACTATCGAAATCCGCAACCGCGACGGCTCCGACTCGGTCTCAGTTTCCGAATCCGAAGCAGCGCAAACAATCGCAGATAGGATTGCTGGCCTCCAATAA
- a CDS encoding GNAT family N-acetyltransferase — protein sequence MVDYSHSMSSRTDQESMQLLLSADPSQAAIEAYIGKCELHQFRADNQLTGVLALLPTRPETMEIVNIAVAQDYQQQGLGTHMVRFAQQRAAQLGMKRLEVGTGSTSFAALALYQKCGLRMSWIDRDYFVDRYPEPLTENGIPLRDMVRLSCPIPCATLNE from the coding sequence ATGGTAGATTACAGCCACAGCATGAGTTCTCGGACAGACCAGGAAAGCATGCAGCTCCTGCTCAGCGCAGACCCTTCGCAAGCCGCTATCGAAGCGTATATCGGCAAGTGCGAACTGCATCAATTCCGCGCCGATAACCAGCTGACCGGAGTGCTGGCGCTGCTGCCAACTCGGCCAGAAACGATGGAGATTGTCAACATTGCGGTAGCGCAAGATTACCAGCAGCAGGGCTTAGGAACCCACATGGTGCGTTTTGCCCAACAACGAGCCGCGCAATTAGGCATGAAACGGTTAGAAGTCGGCACAGGCTCAACCAGCTTCGCCGCCCTAGCCCTCTACCAAAAGTGCGGTTTAAGAATGAGCTGGATAGACCGCGACTATTTCGTAGACCGCTACCCAGAGCCGCTCACAGAAAACGGCATCCCCCTACGCGACATGGTCCGTCTCTCCTGCCCTATCCCCTGTGCCACCTTAAACGAATAA